In Papaver somniferum cultivar HN1 chromosome 1, ASM357369v1, whole genome shotgun sequence, a genomic segment contains:
- the LOC113274725 gene encoding repetitive proline-rich cell wall protein 1-like gives MGGIVIRLYMGDEEVHHNITTREAHLGIQKKMARSVGASMASLITIFLVILISLSFPSKTIANVYFYDKAPAPTPMYKNAAPAPTPVYYYESPADYIYQGSPPPAPEYESPPDYIYQGSPPPVPEYESPPPTPEYYQPPTPPPAPLYEPPTPVYKPKPVYKPPMRRPKPPVYKPKPVYMVPVSNRPKYKPPVYKPTPLYKPPVYKPKPVYMVPVSKRPKYKPPVYKPTPLYKPPGYKPPVYKPKPVYMVPVSKSPKYKPPVYKPTPLYKPPGFKPTPTYKLKPPVYKPTPLYKHPGFKPTPTYKLKPPFYKPPGYKH, from the coding sequence ATGGGGGGCATCGTAATAAGGCTATATATGGGGGATGAAGAAGTGCACCATAACATCACAACTCGAGAAGCCCATTTAGGAATACaaaagaaaatggcaagatcagtaGGAGCCTCAATGGCTTCTTTGATCACCATCTTTTTAGTGATTTTGATATCTCTTAGTTTCCCTTCTAAAACCATAGCAAATGTTTATTTTTACGATAAAGCACCAGCACCAACTCCAATGTACAAGAATGCAGCACCAGCTCCAACTCCAGTGTACTATTATGAATCACCGGCTGATTACATATACCAAGGTTCACCACCGCCTGCACCAGAATATGAATCACCACCAGATTACATATACCAAGGATCACCACCACCTGTGCCAGAGTATGAATCACCACCACCTACACCAGAGTATTATCAGCCTCCTACACCACCACCTGCGCCACTGTATGAGCCTCCTACACCGGTGTACAAGCCTAAACCAGTGTATAAGCCCCCAATGCGCAGGCCTAAGCCTCCTGTTTACAAGCCAAAACCAGTCTATATGGTTCCAGTTTCTAACCGTCCCAAGTACAAGCCTCCAGTTTACAAGCCTACTCCACTTTACAAACCTCCGGTTTACAAGCCAAAACCAGTCTATATGGTTCCAGTTTCCAAGCGTCCCAAGTACAAGCCTCCAGTTTACAAGCCTACCCCACTTTACAAGCCTCCGGGATACAAGCCTCCGGTTTACAAGCCTAAACCAGTGTATATGGTACCAGTTTCCAAGTCTCCAAAGTACAAGCCTCCGGTTTACAAGCCCACCCCACTTTATAAGCCTCCAGGGTTCAAGCCTACCCCAACTTACAAGCTTAAGCCTCCGGTTTACAAGCCTACCCCACTCTACAAGCATCCTGGTTTCAAGCCTACCCCAACTTACAAGCTTAAGCCTCCATTTTACAAGCCTCCTGGGTACAAGCATTAG
- the LOC113274733 gene encoding extensin-like, with product MRSLLPDPAIHLISIDGSNLIHLQPFIRHNYSACLMVSESEFQEGYKVPAPYHYKSPPPPSPVPAPYHYKSPPPPAPVPDPYHYKSPPPPPPTPVYKPAPHPVYKYKSPPPPTPIYKPAPIHKPTPIHKPSPVYLYTSPPPPYH from the exons ATGAGGTCTCTTCTTCCCGATCCAGCCATCCATCTCATCTCAATTGATGGCTCAAATCTTATACATCTCCAACCGTTCATCAGACATAACTACAGCGCATGCCTAATGGTCTCTGAATCGGAGTTCCAAGAAGGATACAAGG TACCCGCTCCTTACCATTACAAATCACCCCCTCCTCCATCTCCAGTGCCTGCTCCTTACCATTACAAATCGCCACCTCCACCAGCTCCAGTACCAGATCCTTACCATTACAaatcaccacctccaccacctcctACTCCGGTCTACAAGCCCGCTCCTCATCCGGTCTACAAGTACAagtcaccaccacctcccactcCCATTTATAAGCCAGCTCCAATTCACAAACCCACTCCCATCCACAAACCTTCCCCAGTTTACCTATACACATCACCTCCTCCTCCTTACCACTAG